The following are encoded together in the Theileria orientalis strain Shintoku DNA, chromosome 1, complete genome genome:
- a CDS encoding actin encodes MNWTGQYVGAVVIDVGHSVIRCGKAGEPYPSQLWPSSVGIGEDCEVFPVIPSARYKVQMVEHVKYYDLGKNVSFINKNSYIRSIRGALSGRVHDKVMIERLKRAQRSEDLEEVSLLVGAHKYDKDCWDEFSNCMVPEVGNAKFTDPSKRSAAEVLKNMYSFNSVSPGLSELTGASPIFVVESNETTRYNRMVQTELLFEELGAPGVHFGHGSQLASYAAGSLNSVVVDVGSATTSITALVDDDVLGYKEYNIGGDHVDTALLNLLLRTDRANFTYLMNHPEYNLGVSSLMKITDADVVEISRRPYSKVMSLGVFNLHHDVKSLKESIMKVSAVPLFLNPESLAGESWHSDGYTCILATTRRLPDGIHFDVTEEESKLRSLTKNKAILTDKPFDAKSIDMNKMTPFQLVGLSCEILFNPHILHKYNNNFKGLVPMCEDMLKDNTIYRRDIFGQVVLVGGVVLTTGLQERLLAELTRAAAKTPQESFLSGSRFKFIPFHSKAAARHASWIGASIVSSLGSFHNCWISKAEYMEHGPNIANRKGGYLKGYR; translated from the exons atgaacTGGACAGGACAGTACGTAGGTGCAGTAGTAATAGACGTAGGCCACTCAGTAATAAGATGCGGAAAAGCAGGAGAACCGTACCCGTCACAATTATGGCCCTCCTCAGTAGGAATAGGAGAAGATTGCGAAGTGTTCCCAGTGATACCGAGCGCACGCTACAAAGTGCAAATGGTAGAGCACGTGAAGTACTACGACCTGGGAAAAAACGTCTCATTCATAAACAAAAACTCGTACATAAGGTCAATAAGAGGAGCACTCTCAGGAAGAGTGCACGACAAAGTGATGATAGAGCGCCTGAAAAGAGCACAGAGAAGCGAGGACCTGGAAGAAGTGTCGCTGCTGGTGGGAGCACACAAGTACGACAAGGACTGCTGGGACGAGTTCAGCAACTGCATGGTGCCGGAAGTGGGCAACGCTAAGTTCACGGACCCAAGTAAGAGAAGCGCAGCGGAagtgctgaagaacatgTACTCCTTCAACTCAGTGTCGCCAGGACTGTCTGAGCTTACGGGAGCAAGCCCAATCTTCGTGGTGGAGTCGAACGAAACAACAAGGTACAACAGAATGGTGCAGACGGAGCTGCTGTTCGAGGAACTGGGAGCCCCAGGAGTGCACTTCGGACACGGAAGTCAGCTGGCGTCGTACGCAGCAGGATCGCTCAACTCAGTGGTGGTGGACGTAGGAAGCGCAACGACGTCAATCACGGCGCTGGTGGACGACGACGTCCTGGGCTACAAGGAGTACAACATAGGAGGAGACCACGTGGACACGGCactgctgaacctgctcCTGAGAACAGACAGAGCGAATTTCACGTACCTGATGAACCACCCGGAGTACAACCTGGGAGTGTCGTCGCTGATGAAGATCACGGACGCGGACGTGGTGGAGATCTCGAGGAGGCCATACTCGAAGGTGATGTCGCTGGGAGTGTTCAACCTACACCACGACGTGAAGAGCCTGAAGGAGAGCATAATGAAGGTGTCGGCAGTGCCACTGTTCCTAAACCCAGAATCACTAGCAGGTGAGAGTTGGCATTCGGACGGTTATACGTGCATAC TTGCAACGACGAGGAGGCTGCCTGACGGAATACACTTTGACGTGACAGAAGAGGAGTCGAAGCTGAGAAGTTTGACGAAAAACAAGGCGATCCTGACGGATAAGCCGTTCGACGCAAAGAGCATAGacatgaataaaatgacGCCCTTCCAACTGGTGGGACTCTCGTGCGAAATACTCTTCAACCCGCACATACTGcacaagtacaacaacaactTCAAGGGACTGGTGCCGATGTGCGAGGACATGCTGAAGGATAACACAATATACAGAAGAGATATATTCGGCCAGGTGGTACTGGTGGGAGGAGTGGTGCTGACGACAGGACTGCAGGAAAGACTGCTCGCAGAGCTTACGAGAGCGGCGGCGAAGACGCCACAAGAGTCGTTCCTCTCAGGCTCGAGGTTCAAGTTTATACCATTCCATTCAAAGGCTGCAGCGAGGCACGCGAGCTGGATAGGAGCATCAATAGTGTCGAGCCTAGGCTCATTCCACAACTGCTGGATCTCAAAAGCAGAGTACATGGAGCACGGACCAAACATAGCAAACAGAAAGGGAGGATACCTAAAGGGATACAGATGA
- a CDS encoding uncharacterized protein (GTP-binding protein, HSR1-related domain containing protein), with the protein MGKINVQKTYARALFSRRVVTHPIYVSETIDKAPIQRIPQVALVGYSNVGKSSLINAILYGKHIPNFARRITSNAQMLKNPRYAPGRTRHLFTFDLGNKISLVDLPGYGCAKVSDVNNLISNRAGINLKLIHTNSLYRILSLVDSIKGPVAEDYKLWSMLRDMQIPFQVVLTKCDRVKVSS; encoded by the exons ATGGGTAAAATTAACGTACAGAAAACGTACGCAAGAGCACTGTTCTCGAGGAGAGTGGTAACACATCCAATATACGTATCAGAAACGATAGATAAAGCGCCAATTCAAAGAATACCACAG GTGGCGTTGGTAGGATACTCGAACGTGGGAAAGTCAAGTCTGATAAACGCAATTCTGTACGGAAAACACATACCAAACTTCGCAAGAAGAATA ACGTCGAACGCACAAATGTTGAAGAATCCAAGATACGCACCA GGAAGGACGAGGCACCTGTTCACATTTGACCTGGGAAACAAAATATCACTAGTAGATCTCCCAGGATACGGATGCGCAAAAGTGTCAGATGTTA ATAATTTGATAAGTAATCGTGCAGGTA TAAACCTGAAATTGATACACACGAATAGCCTATACCGGATATTGTCATTAGTGGACTCAATAAAAGGGCCAGTGGCCGAAGACTATAAGCTGTGGAGTATGCTGAGGGATATGCAGATACCGTTTCAAGTAGTGTTGACGAAGTGCGATAGAGTCAAGGTAAGCAGTTAA
- a CDS encoding 60S ribosomal protein L13, with protein MLSDVHKVKCSHRFVKPVLNQAGKKKSRRLARHKKASASGVTPTGYLRPLVHMPSRRYNYKLRFGRGFTLQELKAAGLGKKVARSVGVAVDHRRTNKCAESLNLNVNRLKTYLSKLVVFPRKKNAKKGFSGLPSDTPREKLQTLALSKQSVKKVMPVVQEFVSEAPREVTESERSVNVYQKLRVARKAAKAKKSANAEA; from the coding sequence ATGCTATCGGACGTTCACAAGGTGAAATGTAGTCACCGCTTTGTGAAACCAGTCCTGAATCAAGCAGGAAAGAAAAAATCGAGGAGGCTGGCACGCCATAAAAAAGCATCGGCATCAGGAGTGACGCCCACAGGGTACCTGAGGCCACTGGTGCACATGCCGAGCAGACGCTACAACTACAAGCTAAGATTTGGACGCGGATTCACGCTACAGGAACTTAAGGCAGCAGGACTAGGAAAGAAGGTGGCTAGAAGCGTGGGAGTGGCAGTGGACCACAGAAGAACGAACAAGTGCGCAGAGAGCCTGAACCTGAACGTTAACAGACTGAAGACGTACCTGTCGAAGCTGGTGGTATTCCcaaggaagaagaacgCCAAGAAGGGATTCTCAGGCCTGCCGTCGGACACGCCGAGAGAAAAATTGCAGACACTGGCGCTTTCCAAGCAGTCAGTGAAGAAAGTAATGCCAGTAGTGCAGGAGTTCGTATCGGAGGCGCCGAGGGAAGTGACGGAAAGCGAAAGAAGCGTGAATGTGTACCAAAAGTTGCGCGTAGCAAGAAAGGCAGCAAAGGCAAAGAAGTCCGCGAACGCAGAAGCATAA
- a CDS encoding 40S ribosomal protein S16: MVSSSSKNQKVQTFGRKKRAVCVALCTKGTGVVRVNGRPLDLLEPVALRTKALESLYIVGMKRLSKLDVRLRVRGGGFTSQVYALRQALSKAVVAYYQKYVDEASKKKLVDELVSYDRSLLIADSRRCEPKKFGGPGARARYQKSYR, from the coding sequence ATGGTATCAAGTTCTTCTAAGAATCAGAAGGTCCAGACTTTCGGCCGCAAGAAGCGCGCCGTATGTGTTGCTCTCTGTACCAAGGGCACTGGCGTCGTCCGCGTCAACGGCAGGCCCTTGGACCTGCTCGAGCCGGTCGCCCTGCGCACCAAGGCTTTGGAATCCCTTTATATCGTCGGTATGAAGCGTCTTAGCAAGCTCGACGTCAGGCTTCGCGTCAGGGGCGGCGGTTTCACCTCCCAGGTCTACGCTCTCAGGCAGGCTCTTTCCAAGGCAGTCGTCGCCTACTACCAGAAATACGTCGACGAGGcttcgaagaagaagctcgTGGACGAACTCGTCAGTTACGACCGTTCTCTCCTTATCGCTGACTCTCGCCGCTGCGAGCCTAAGAAGTTCGGAGGTCCCGGCGCACGCGCTCGCTACCAGAAGTCATACCGTTAA
- a CDS encoding ATP synthase subunit gamma, mitochondrial precursor has protein sequence MALYSRSIAALRPIANAWLNVNRLTHDNFNLVQTRNFGSGDIQAVAARIKSVKSIQKITKAMKMVAASKLRADQRRLEIGRPFTQPSQDVLNLLPISSTDTGHKDTALVIMASDKGLCGGINSSIAKATRNLLQSVDSQSSAYSLYVIGEKARSALQRNYQNLFKNVFTEVTKTPFNYAKAAYIAELLRQANHDNIKIVYNHFKSVISYETRVLDVLSWKQYLLMNKRELNVFETEPDIGKFYPDFYEFYLTSCIYGCMLDSLASEQSARMSAMDNASSNATDMLSKLTLRYNRARQSKITLELIEIISGANAL, from the exons atggcCCTTTATTCTAGGTCAATTGCTGCCCTAAGGCCCATTGCCAACGCCTGGTTAAATGTGAACAGATTGACCCATGATAATTTTAACCTAGTACAAACTCGCAACTTTGGAAGTGGCGATATTCAGGCAGTGGCAGCAAGGATTAAGTCAGTTAAGTCGATTCAAAAG ATTACGAAGGCAATGAAGATGGTTGCAGCTTCTAAGCTTAGAGCCGATCAGAGGAGGCTGGAGATAGGACGTCCGTTTACACAGCCATCCCAA gATGTGTTGAACTTGTTGCCAATATCGAGCACGGATACCGGTCACAAGGACACAGCCCTGGTTATAATGGCATCTG ATAAGGGGTTGTGCGGAGGCATCAACTCATCCATAGCAAAGGCGACCAGGAATTTGTTGCAGAGCGTAGATTCACAGTCGTCGGCATACTCACTCTACGTGATAGGGGAAAAGGCAAGGAGCGCCCTGCAGAGGAACTACCAAAATTTGTTCAAAAACGTGTTCACGGAGGTGACGAAGACGCCATTCAATTACGCAAAGGCGGCATACATAGCAGAGCTACTGAGACAG gCCAATCACgacaatattaaaatcgTCTATAACCACTTTAAATCGGTGATCAGCTACGAGACGAGGGTGTTGGACGTGTTGAGTTGGAAACAATACTTACTG ATGAACAAGCGCGAACTGAACGTGTTTGAGACTGAGCCGGACATAGGGAAGTTCTACCCTGACTTCTACGAGTTCTACCTCACGTCCTGTATATACGGATGCATGCTCGACTCGCTGGCGTCGGAGCAGTCTGCAAGAATGTCGGCAATGGACAACGCGTCGTCGAACGCGACGGACATGCTGAGTAAGCTGACGCTGAGGTACAACAGAGCAAGGCAGTCAAAGATCACACTGGAGCTCATAGAGATCATCTCAGGAGCAAACGCACTCTAA
- a CDS encoding uncharacterized protein (LisH dimerisation motif domain containing protein) yields MDRNLDVSSEDVVKLILQYLKENGLNKTLLVMQEETGVSLNSVSNIESLIADAQMGRWSQVLDAIDTMKLSQDTLYKLYDQIVRELVDLKESKLALLLLESCTPLISMQKTDPDNYRRLLDLCRNRPSDSKEIYAGLSTDSSHQHLTKEKKRNIVAEALAKDIEYVPQSRLLALIGMALKWQNHLGLIPPGDRFDVFKSTSKTSDESTQFAKNINKIIKFAENSHPECAVFTPNGQYLLSGYPFSFTIHFRSSDGFIEVWNWSVGALDTELSYQAQDHFMLHDTLITCLAVSRDSEVLASGDQRGNIKIWKIGTGECLKSMNNSHNGAVTCATFSRDSSNLLTGSFDSLARIHGLKSGKPLKEFRGHTSIVNTAVYSNDGTKVITGSSDGFVKVWDSRSCECLKSFPAFTQRENDDPEGPLISKSVNTIVNLAGQNDLFLVCSKSPVLKVFNLSGNCLRQFTPEEVENVSFLDVSGTRFEIQLPLASKRSEWIYALGDDDQLYCFNYKSGKLDNVHDKEAIGVTHHPYSSFLASWGLDRTIKILCP; encoded by the exons atggatagAAACTTGGATGTGTCCAGTGAGGA tgtTGTTAAGTTAATTTTGCAATATCTTAAGGAGAAtggtttaaataaaacgcTGCTGGTTATGCAGGAAGAAACAGGCGTTTCCCTAAACAGTGTTTCGAACATCGAGTCCCTAATTGCAGACGCACAGATGGGTCGCTGGAGCCAAGTTTTAGATGCAATAGACACAATGAAGTTATCGCAGGACACTTTGTATAAACTATACGACCAG ATTGTCAGGGAACTTGTTGATTTAAAGGAGTCTAAATTGGCGCTGCTATTGCTGGAGAGTTGCACGCCACTCATATCAATGCAGAAGACTGACCCCGATAATTACAGAAGACTGCTGGACCTGTGCAGAAACAGGCCTAGCGACTCTAAGGAGATATATGCAGGCCTGTCAACAGACTCCTCGCATCAGCACTTGAccaaggagaagaagaggaataTTGTGGCGGAGG CTCTTGCGAAGGACATCGAATATGTTCCCCAGTCACGTCTTTTGGCGCTGATCGGCATGGCCCTGAAGTGGCAGAATCACCTGGGCCTGATACCTCCCGGAGACAGGTTTGACGTTTTCAAAAGCACGTCCAAGACGTCGGACGAAAGCACCCAATTCGccaaaaacattaataaaattattaag TTTGCGGAAAACTCACATCCCGAGTGCGCAGTTTTTACTCCAAATGGGCAGTATTTGCTATCAGGGTATCCCTTTAGTTTCACAATTCATTTTAGATCGTCCGATGGCTTTATCGAGGTCTGGAACTGGAGTGTGGGCGCCTTGGACACTGAATTGTCGTACCAAGCGCAG GATCATTTTATGCTTCACGACACTTTAATCACATGTTTGGCAGTCAGCAGAGACTCTGAAGTGCTGGCAAGTGGTGATCAAAGGGGTAACATCAAG ATTTGGAAAATAGGCACTGGGGAGTGCCTGAAGTCAATGAACAATTCGCACAACGGAG CTGTTACGTGTGCAACTTTCAGTAGAGATTCTTCCAACCTTTTGACTGGATCGTTTGACTCCCTGGCAAG AATACATGGATTGAAGTCGGGAAAGCCGTTAAAGGAGTTCAGAGGGCACACCTCCATAGTTAACACTGCGGTGTATTCAA ATGATGGCACGAAGGTGATAACTGGGTCCAGTGATGGATTCGTTAAAGTGTGGGATTCTAGGTCATGCGAGTGCCTAAAGTCATTTCCAGCATTCACTCAGCGTGAAAACGACGATCCGGAGGGGCCTCTCATATCCAAATCGGTGAATACGATCGTAAATTTGGCA GGACAGAATGACCTGTTTCTCGTGTGCTCAAAGTCGCCAGTATTAAAGGTGTTTAACCTAAGTGGGAACTGCCTGAGGCAATTTACTCCCGAAGAGGTGGAAAACGTGTCATTTCTCGATGTTTCAGGTACCAGGTTCGAGATACAACTGCCTTTAGCTTCCAAAAGATCGGAGTGGATATACGCACTCGGGGACGACGATCAGCTGTATTGTTTCAACTATAAATCCGGAAAGCTGGATAAC GTTCACGACAAGGAGGCGATAGGGGTCACACATCACCCATACAGCTCGTTCCTGGCCTCTTGGGGACTCGACCGCACGATTAAAATCCTGTGCCCCTAA
- a CDS encoding uncharacterized protein (protein of unknown function DUF1674 family protein): protein MYSYSRHSSRLFRHIPLKNAPIPRKCKFNFVNKSFYSNILDHRLKSSLESARFIKSVNNICLFPRYDHINTFLNKYNVSFATQSINLSTSSNTIEVSSEDQVTEMTDEAMFVEDKICSTEVPKSECPDVFGKFKGEPLLGEEFGAVYTKHEPTMFGDWSHMGRVTDF, encoded by the exons ATGTACTCATATTCTAGACATAGTTCTCGTTTATTCAGGCACATTCCCCTTAAGAATGCACCCATACCTAGAAAGTGTAAATTCAactttgtaaataaatcgTTTTACTCCAATATTCTGGATCATAGGCTTAAAAGTTCCCTGGAATCCGCCAGATTCATTAAAAGTGTGAATAATATTTGCCTTTTTCCCAGATATGATCACATCAAcacctttttaaataagtaCAATGTCTCTTTCGCTACACAGTCCATTAATTTATCCACTTCCTCGAACACTATTGAGGTTTCTTCTGAGGACCAAGTCACTG AAATGACCGACGAGGCAATGTTTGTGGAGGATAAGATATGCTCGACTGAAGTTCCAAAGAGCGAGTGCCCGGACGTTTTCGGCAAGTTCAAGGGGGAGCCCCTGCTTGGCGAGGAGTTTGGGGCCGTCTACACCAAGCACGAGCCCACGATGTTCGGCGACTGGTCTCACATGGGCCGCGTCACCGACTTTTAA